The Pseudanabaena sp. PCC 6802 genomic interval GGGCATCAGGCCGTACAAGCAGGCTATTACGGCGATATGGGCTATCGTACCTATCCACCCGACTTGCAGTCCTTGTTGCTTAAGGAACGCATCGTCTATATTGGTATGCCCCTAGTCGCAGCCGTAACGGAGCTAATTGTCGCCGAGCTGCTGTATCTCCAGTACGACGATCCCGAAAAGCCTATATACATATACATCAACTCTACAGGTACGTCGCGAGAAGATGGTGAGCCGGTAGGTTATGAAACTGAAGCCTTCGCAATTTGCGACACCATGCGCTACATCAAACCGCCGATCCACACGATCTGCATCGGTAACGCGGTAGGTGCCGCAGCGGTATTGCTTTCATCTGGGACAAAAGGGTGTCGCGCCAGCCTGCCCAATGCCACGATCGTGTTGCGGCAGCCCAAGAGCTACGCGCGCGGACAGGCAACGGATATCCAGATTCAGGCGAAGGAAGTAGTTGCCAACCGCGATACCATGCTACAGATCCTCTCGCGCAACACGGGGCAACCGACTGAAAAACTGGTAAAGGATATGGATCGGCTCTTCTACATGACCC includes:
- a CDS encoding ATP-dependent Clp protease proteolytic subunit; translation: MNQTYRSGHQAVQAGYYGDMGYRTYPPDLQSLLLKERIVYIGMPLVAAVTELIVAELLYLQYDDPEKPIYIYINSTGTSREDGEPVGYETEAFAICDTMRYIKPPIHTICIGNAVGAAAVLLSSGTKGCRASLPNATIVLRQPKSYARGQATDIQIQAKEVVANRDTMLQILSRNTGQPTEKLVKDMDRLFYMTPQDAKEYGLIDRVLESRKDLPKAIPAGVGG